A stretch of Desulfofalx alkaliphila DSM 12257 DNA encodes these proteins:
- the larC gene encoding nickel pincer cofactor biosynthesis protein LarC codes for MKIAYFDCFAGIAGDMIVGAFLDAGLPFDRLEQELKKLNLTGWQISAQKIKKHGITGTKFSVKVYHHHCRHHHHRNLQDIEDIIRHSDFDEPIKETALKIFQRLAIAEAKVHGTSINEIHFHEVGAEDSIIDIVAAAIGFHHLKIDKVMASPLTTGTGFVKCAHGTIPVPAPATVELLHGVPYRHGDIAEEMVTPTGAAVLTSLCSEYRTMPEIITQAVGYGAGDRELPIPNLLRVHIGEISHASQREQVWVIEASIDDMNPEFISAATEQLLASGALDVYVSQVLMKKGRPGLVIHVLTPGDIREQLGQILLQHTTTIGYRYYPVWRQVLHREKVSVNTAYGSVTVKVAMEGEKIMNIAPEYRQCLELAKTHKVPLKQVYNMALKEYYSKKTD; via the coding sequence GTGAAAATAGCATATTTTGATTGTTTTGCAGGTATAGCCGGAGATATGATTGTCGGTGCATTCTTAGACGCAGGTTTGCCCTTTGATAGGTTGGAACAAGAGCTGAAAAAACTAAATTTGACGGGCTGGCAAATATCTGCCCAAAAAATAAAAAAGCACGGTATAACAGGCACCAAGTTTAGCGTAAAGGTTTATCACCATCATTGCCGTCATCATCACCATCGCAACCTGCAGGACATTGAAGATATTATCCGGCACAGCGATTTTGATGAACCAATCAAAGAAACAGCCTTAAAAATCTTTCAACGCTTAGCAATTGCCGAAGCAAAGGTACATGGCACATCAATAAATGAAATTCATTTTCATGAAGTGGGTGCTGAGGACTCAATTATCGATATAGTGGCTGCTGCCATAGGTTTTCATCATTTAAAAATTGACAAGGTAATGGCATCACCATTGACCACCGGCACAGGATTTGTAAAGTGTGCCCATGGAACCATACCCGTACCCGCCCCGGCCACGGTGGAATTATTGCATGGGGTACCATACCGCCACGGTGACATTGCCGAAGAAATGGTCACCCCCACGGGCGCAGCAGTACTGACCAGCCTGTGTAGCGAATACAGAACAATGCCGGAAATAATTACCCAGGCAGTGGGCTATGGTGCCGGTGACCGAGAACTGCCGATTCCAAACTTACTGCGGGTCCATATCGGTGAAATAAGCCATGCAAGCCAAAGGGAACAGGTATGGGTGATAGAAGCCAGCATTGACGATATGAACCCCGAATTTATCAGTGCGGCAACTGAGCAATTGTTAGCGTCAGGGGCCTTAGATGTATATGTATCCCAGGTACTAATGAAAAAAGGCCGTCCGGGTTTGGTCATTCATGTATTAACCCCCGGGGATATTAGGGAACAATTGGGCCAAATATTATTACAGCACACCACAACCATTGGCTACCGCTACTATCCCGTTTGGCGGCAGGTATTACATAGGGAAAAGGTATCGGTAAACACAGCCTATGGATCGGTGACGGTGAAAGTGGCCATGGAGGGTGAAAAAATAATGAACATTGCCCCTGAATACCGGCAATGTTTGGAACTTGCCAAAACACATAAGGTGCCCCTTAAGCAGGTTTATAACATGGCGCTAAAAGAGTATTATAGTAAGAAAACAGACTAA
- the larE gene encoding ATP-dependent sacrificial sulfur transferase LarE, translating to MTDNNLIQTKVDSLIDILEGCGKVLVCFSGGVDSSLLMVAAKKALGNNLLAATAVSETLTKKEVQRAKELALMYGVEHLIIKTNELEYRPFIENTAERCYHCKYLRLSKLKEVAAGKGMVLIEGSNADDAFAYRPGMKAVQHFKVLSPLREVNLTKKEVRHIAKLWGIPTWNEPSQSCLATRIPYGEKITLERLQLINRAEDFLEKLGFTNVRVRHHRDIARIEVAPSQLHELVSKGKYISLQLKKMGFTYVTADLDGFNSGSMDRKLTRTEDGL from the coding sequence TTGACAGATAATAATTTAATACAAACCAAGGTTGACAGTCTTATTGATATTTTGGAAGGATGCGGCAAGGTGTTGGTATGTTTTTCCGGAGGGGTTGACAGCTCTTTATTAATGGTTGCCGCCAAAAAGGCACTTGGTAATAACCTGTTGGCTGCAACCGCTGTGTCCGAAACTTTAACTAAAAAAGAAGTGCAGCGGGCTAAAGAGCTGGCACTGATGTATGGGGTTGAGCATTTAATAATCAAAACCAATGAATTAGAATACCGGCCATTTATCGAAAATACGGCGGAACGGTGTTATCATTGCAAGTATCTTCGCCTCAGCAAGCTAAAGGAAGTGGCTGCCGGTAAGGGGATGGTGTTGATTGAGGGTTCAAATGCAGATGATGCCTTTGCTTATCGACCGGGCATGAAGGCTGTGCAGCATTTTAAGGTGCTCAGTCCGCTAAGGGAGGTAAATTTAACAAAAAAAGAAGTGCGTCATATAGCTAAATTGTGGGGCATACCGACCTGGAATGAGCCGTCACAGTCTTGCCTGGCCACCCGGATACCCTATGGTGAAAAAATTACCCTGGAGCGTTTGCAGCTTATTAACAGGGCTGAGGATTTTCTTGAAAAGCTAGGTTTTACAAATGTGAGGGTGCGGCACCACCGGGATATTGCCAGAATAGAAGTGGCTCCTTCCCAGTTGCATGAATTAGTAAGTAAGGGTAAATACATATCTTTACAATTAAAAAAAATGGGTTTTACCTACGTAACGGCAGATCTTGACGGGTTTAACAGCGGTAGCATGGATAGAAAACTAACAAGGACAGAGGATGGGTTATAA
- a CDS encoding S1C family serine protease — translation MHKDRLNHREDEYEFELDEDGLPPEDLLAEIDPDYQEYDEHYDDEDDDDLDHEAAGRSPWVRIIAFITAMAFVAVVVGSTVSALNLPMAGLLAESLKLKKDMDSNMLHSVVQIRTVARKPDAMAIGQSSGTGFNIHPNGIIVTNHHVIEGALNMAVTFPNGQIYRAEKWISRPEYDLAIIKLDGKDLPKVPINSDFPPASGDSVRIVGNPLGYNNVVVEGTVDGYLRVQGTSDKVIALDAPIYPGNSGSPVFDSSGAVIGVVFATARITHEGEERVRGLAVPIEKVLNLQRNLLNDWTT, via the coding sequence ATGCACAAGGATCGGTTAAATCATAGGGAAGATGAATATGAATTTGAATTGGATGAAGATGGACTACCCCCTGAGGACCTGCTGGCCGAAATTGATCCTGATTATCAAGAATATGATGAGCACTATGATGATGAGGATGACGATGATTTAGACCATGAAGCGGCAGGCAGATCGCCGTGGGTAAGAATTATTGCTTTTATCACCGCCATGGCCTTTGTGGCAGTGGTGGTGGGAAGCACAGTGTCGGCTCTAAACTTACCAATGGCTGGGCTGTTGGCTGAGTCCTTGAAGCTAAAAAAAGATATGGACAGTAATATGCTGCATTCGGTGGTGCAGATTAGGACAGTGGCCCGCAAGCCCGATGCCATGGCAATTGGCCAAAGTTCCGGTACCGGTTTTAATATTCATCCAAACGGTATAATTGTCACTAACCATCATGTTATTGAAGGGGCATTGAACATGGCAGTTACTTTTCCCAATGGACAAATTTACCGTGCCGAAAAATGGATTAGCAGGCCGGAATACGACTTGGCAATAATTAAACTGGATGGTAAAGACCTGCCTAAGGTCCCCATAAATTCTGATTTTCCACCGGCATCCGGTGACAGTGTAAGGATTGTCGGCAACCCATTGGGTTATAACAATGTGGTGGTTGAGGGCACTGTGGACGGTTATCTTAGGGTTCAAGGGACCTCGGATAAAGTTATAGCCCTGGATGCCCCCATTTACCCCGGCAATAGCGGCAGCCCGGTATTTGACAGCAGCGGCGCAGTAATAGGTGTTGTTTTTGCCACTGCACGCATCACCCATGAGGGGGAGGAAAGGGTGAGGGGTCTAGCGGTGCCCATTGAAAAGGTACTTAATTTACAAAGAAATCTGCTCAATGACTGGACCACCTAA
- a CDS encoding metal-dependent hydrolase, which translates to MKLSFIGHAGFIIEHQGVKIAVDPFITGNSKAKIKVSDIKVDYVLVSHGHGDHLGDAIQIAKTCNALVIGVFEIANYCARKGARAHGMHIGGSHQFGDFKVKLTMALHGSSIGGDSGPAEYLGNPCGFLISLDGITIYHAGDTGLFGDMELIGKHHSIDMALLPIGDNFTMGIDDAVEAVKMLKPKLAIPMHYNTFPLIEQNPLEFKEKVESQTDSKVVILEPGESINN; encoded by the coding sequence ATGAAGTTATCTTTCATCGGTCATGCGGGATTTATTATCGAACATCAAGGTGTAAAAATAGCAGTGGACCCCTTTATTACCGGGAATTCCAAGGCAAAAATTAAAGTGTCGGATATTAAGGTCGATTATGTACTTGTGAGCCACGGCCACGGTGATCACCTGGGTGATGCCATACAAATTGCCAAAACCTGTAATGCCTTAGTAATTGGTGTATTTGAGATTGCTAATTACTGTGCCCGAAAGGGGGCCCGGGCCCACGGCATGCATATTGGCGGCAGTCATCAATTTGGTGACTTTAAGGTTAAATTGACCATGGCGCTGCACGGCAGTTCCATTGGAGGGGACAGTGGACCGGCAGAGTATTTAGGTAACCCCTGCGGTTTTCTTATTAGCCTGGATGGTATCACAATATATCACGCCGGAGATACAGGTTTATTTGGTGATATGGAGTTAATTGGCAAACACCACAGTATTGATATGGCCTTATTGCCCATTGGCGATAATTTTACCATGGGTATAGATGATGCTGTGGAAGCGGTAAAGATGTTAAAGCCAAAGCTGGCAATACCAATGCACTACAATACCTTTCCGCTAATTGAGCAAAACCCCCTTGAATTTAAAGAGAAGGTGGAATCCCAAACTGATTCCAAGGTAGTTATTTTGGAGCCCGGTGAGAGTATAAACAATTAA
- a CDS encoding metallophosphoesterase family protein, whose translation MANMGIFSGRIRRLLLPLVIVLIFAVLSVYNYSRDQADVQRLDGFSFIVMSDSQGSSSGVNEKVLGALMDNIKELSNQPRFILFAGDMVHGNSKDLPRELERWKRIMQGYTYFPAIGNHEKNESLFSNTFGSLPNDQLPGYRRTVYYFDYGNSRFIVLNSIRRDAARNYVVDANQRVWLEKLLSSSNKTHNFVMLHVMPYPVGRHYGRALDANPNERDALWAIFDRHRVSAVFVGHEHNYNRRLVDSSFSSNYYKFYNEIYQITAGGAGGPLDSAVRDKRNVVVGPVSTHHYVLVEVRGGSASFSVFDLQNRLIDSFKIER comes from the coding sequence ATGGCAAATATGGGAATCTTCTCCGGCAGAATTAGAAGGTTGCTGCTACCCTTGGTAATTGTGCTGATATTTGCAGTGTTATCAGTCTACAATTACTCAAGGGACCAAGCTGACGTACAGAGGTTAGATGGCTTTAGTTTTATTGTGATGAGTGACAGCCAAGGTTCTTCATCGGGTGTCAATGAAAAAGTTTTGGGTGCCCTTATGGATAACATTAAGGAGTTATCTAATCAACCGAGATTTATTTTGTTTGCCGGGGATATGGTCCACGGCAACTCAAAGGATTTGCCCAGGGAACTGGAGCGTTGGAAGAGAATAATGCAAGGGTATACTTATTTTCCGGCCATAGGAAACCATGAGAAGAACGAATCGCTTTTTAGCAATACCTTTGGCAGTCTACCCAATGATCAGTTACCCGGGTACAGGCGTACGGTCTATTATTTTGATTACGGTAATTCCAGATTTATAGTGTTAAATTCCATCCGCCGGGATGCCGCTAGGAATTATGTTGTGGATGCAAATCAGCGGGTCTGGTTGGAAAAATTATTGTCGAGCAGTAATAAAACTCATAACTTTGTCATGCTTCATGTTATGCCTTACCCAGTGGGGCGGCATTACGGGAGGGCCTTAGATGCAAACCCAAACGAACGGGATGCCCTGTGGGCAATTTTTGATCGGCACAGGGTATCTGCTGTGTTTGTTGGTCACGAGCATAATTACAATCGCCGGCTGGTGGATAGCTCATTTAGCAGTAATTATTATAAATTTTACAATGAGATCTATCAAATAACCGCAGGGGGAGCAGGGGGGCCTTTGGATTCTGCAGTAAGGGATAAGAGAAATGTGGTGGTTGGGCCGGTTTCAACACATCATTATGTCCTGGTTGAGGTAAGGGGTGGTTCTGCATCCTTTAGCGTTTTTGATCTTCAAAATAGGCTCATTGACAGTTTCAAAATAGAAAGGTAA
- the larB gene encoding nickel pincer cofactor biosynthesis protein LarB yields the protein MYKEQLKYLLEQLQQGKTDVDTVLAKIIDLPYQDLGFAKIDNQRELRRGFPEVIYCAGKTRDQVAGIFERMAEGSDNILATRATEEMYRAVVQRVPDAQFHPMPGIITLWRRKCKGIGNIAVVCAGTSDLPVAEEAAITAQIMGSHVERLYDAGVAGLHRLLLNRKILDNAKVLVVVAGMEGALPSVVGGLVDKPVVAVPTSVGYGASFNGLAALLAMLNSCVAGITVVNIDNGFGAGYAAALINRLGEIEQ from the coding sequence ATGTACAAAGAGCAGTTAAAATATCTGTTAGAACAATTACAGCAGGGAAAAACTGATGTGGATACCGTACTGGCAAAAATTATAGACTTACCCTATCAAGATTTAGGTTTTGCTAAAATTGACAATCAAAGGGAGTTGCGCAGGGGCTTTCCCGAAGTAATATATTGTGCCGGAAAAACCAGAGACCAGGTGGCCGGTATATTTGAAAGGATGGCCGAGGGCAGTGATAACATATTGGCCACCAGAGCCACAGAAGAAATGTACCGGGCAGTGGTTCAAAGGGTGCCCGATGCCCAGTTTCATCCAATGCCGGGCATCATTACCCTGTGGCGACGGAAATGTAAAGGCATTGGCAACATTGCAGTGGTCTGTGCCGGTACCTCTGACTTGCCGGTGGCTGAAGAAGCGGCAATTACTGCCCAAATAATGGGCAGCCATGTGGAGCGTTTATACGATGCGGGAGTGGCAGGGCTTCACCGCCTGCTGTTAAACAGAAAAATACTGGACAATGCCAAGGTATTAGTGGTGGTGGCAGGAATGGAAGGGGCCCTGCCCAGTGTGGTGGGCGGTTTAGTAGACAAGCCGGTGGTGGCGGTGCCCACCAGTGTGGGTTATGGGGCCAGCTTTAACGGTTTAGCTGCTTTACTGGCAATGCTTAACAGTTGTGTTGCAGGTATAACGGTGGTGAACATTGATAACGGTTTTGGCGCCGGTTATGCCGCCGCATTAATTAATAGACTGGGAGAGATTGAACAGTGA